The following coding sequences lie in one Ascaphus truei isolate aAscTru1 unplaced genomic scaffold, aAscTru1.hap1 HAP1_SCAFFOLD_3103, whole genome shotgun sequence genomic window:
- the LOC142483230 gene encoding LOW QUALITY PROTEIN: transmembrane and ubiquitin-like domain-containing protein 1 (The sequence of the model RefSeq protein was modified relative to this genomic sequence to represent the inferred CDS: deleted 1 base in 1 codon): FSGEEPQMKLIFHGQLLHDPTQTLRSLHVTDNCVIHCHRSQAVAPSLSAAPEYGGDLPDHAGLTPPIGNLMVPVFVAMLALIWYFRINYRQFFTAPATVSLVGVTVFFSFLVFGMYGR; encoded by the exons TTCTCCGGCGAGGAGCCCCAGATGAAGCTCATCTTCCACGGCCAGCTCCTCCACGACCCCACCCAGACCCTCCGCTCCCTCCACGTCACCGACAACTGCGTCATCCACTGCCACCGCTCCCAGGCAGTGGCCCCCTCCCTTTCCGCCGCTCCCGAGTACGGGGGGGACCTC CCCGACCACGCCGGCCTCACGCCCCCCATCGGGAACCTGATGGTCCCCGTCTTCGTGGCCATGTTGGCCCTGATCTGGTATTTCCGCATCAACTACCGCCAGTTCTTCACGGCTCCGGCCACGGTGTCGCTGGTGGGCGTCACCGtcttcttcagcttcctggtctTCGGGATGTACGGACGATAA